The genomic window GTTTTAATGCCAATGTTTATCATcaatgagtgcagagtcaaaagaaAGGTTATTCTGTAGTTTTGGCTTTGCTAGATCTCTGAAGCTTTCTCTGCTTAGCTTCGTCTAGAATAAGAAAAGAATTGGGCTTGAACCCTGCGGACTAAGAATAAATTCCTTGCTCACTGCATGGATGAACCTTAGCAAGAGTCACAGAGTTTCCAATGAGGACAGACTTAGCTGGACTCAgccaaggagaagaaagagggaatCACTTGTGAGATAGGAAACAGCTGCTTGCCTGGAGCACCAGGCTGTCCGTCAGCAATGGCTAATTGTGGACACTAAATATCTGACCAGAGGGATTCCAGCACAGGGACACATCCTGAACCTCTGCTGGAGACCCAGTCCTCAAGATGCCAATTAGACTTGCCATGAGTACTGAGTTAAGAATTCCCAAAGGGCTTTTTCTGCAGGTTGTGCTAGGGAGCTGGGCAATGAGACAGTTCTGGTATGTGGCAGCAAGAAGGAAAACATGGGAATATCCTCTCCAAAGTCCATTTCTTCAGGGGAGAAACAATTTCTAATGTTCCTGGTTAGATTTTCATCTTGGGAGCCACAAGAACCATGTGACATATCTATCATCTTAAGTTactagtcatttttttcttctagacaTATTAATAAATGTAAGTGATAGATAGATCTTTCATCAGACCATAAAAACGCTTGTGTTTTACTCTGAAACATTCCTTTGTACATGGCCCAGAAAAGTAGGACAGGGCCTTAGGGGCTTAGCTTGCATCCCACCACCGTGGTTTCAATCCACCACCAAAAGGCAAACCAAAAAGATCCCTTATATGTACACATCCACGTATTGATGCCACAGGAGCTAATTTTAACACTTCCATTATACATCAGAGAAAGAAATGAACCAAGATATGAAGCTCTTCGACTTGAAGCTGTGACCAGGAAAATTTctgaaatccaaaatcatcacaCGGTGTGGATTAACTTTATTATCTAAAGAGCTACTTGCTGGGTCATTTCCATCCTGGCCCATCAGAGCACAGTTTTGATCTTGGTCTCCAACATCAGTCCTTTGCGAGTAGCTGTCTAGTGTCCTGCTTGGAAATTCCTTTCTTCCAAATCCAGAGTGAAATGGACTGCCACCAAGTTCTCTCTGTGATACATGCCAGGAATCGgccatttttctgtttcttttctagaAGGTGGTACTCTAGCTGTTTTTCCCTTCACGCTTCCCTTCTTTCAAGGTTTGACCTGGAAGATTCCCAGGTGCTGTTGCTGGCACGGCACGGGTGAGAAAAGTGTATATTCTACTTGCCCCTTGAGATACTAGACCTAAGAGTGGGCTGTCTGCGAGCTGTGGGCACGCTTCAGGATGCCCTGCGGATGCCAGGGGTTGACAAGGAGGTCAACCTAGATTAACTTTACCCCTTGCCCTTTCCAGGGGGACTGGCCAGTGGAGAGTGCTTCTGATCCTTTTCTGTATTACCTGGGTCCAGCACTCAAGAAGACCCTCCACAGCTGCACCCCATCTTTGGCTGTGTGGACACTGGAGGTTTCAAGGGATTCTTCAGTCTcagccccctgctctgggctAGGAAACCTAGCAGTTGACTGCTCTGTCTCTAATGTAAATCTGTCTTTGTTGGGGAGCCACCAATGGAGGACTAGGGCATGGATCACTGGGAGAGCTTTGCCTTTGCTCCTATGAGGCCCTGGGTCTAATGCTGACACCTAGTGGTCCAAATAAAACACTCATTTCAGGCCACAGGACTAGGTGACAGCCAGCCCTCTCCCAGCACACAGCTCCTTTGTTTTACAAATGTTGATTGATTTACATCACTCACCAGTTGCCCCAGATTAAAGTATCTTTcctttgcttcttattttttaaaatctcactgTACCTTTAAAGATTGAGTTCCCAAAATCTTGAGCCCCCTGctcagccttttttaaaaaatttattttattgaatcaccatgtggacagttacaaagttctcaggtttatgtctcagtaatacaatattcaaacacccataccttcaccagtgcccatattccatcaccaaaaaccccagtatacctcctaccccccgcccacccaccccacctgcgtaactgataaatttcacttcattttctctttaccttgattacattccatatttcaacacaaaactcactattgttgttggagtttccccccaaaaaaagacagacctactatcaaggaagcatttgataattagttttctattggtgggaatgaagagatatgaagtctcgcTGTTATCTAAGACTAACCAGAGCAAGAATCCCAAAGAGGAGTCCTGTTGTAATCCTGACTTAAAGAAGGAAACGCCAATGAGAAAATCAAAAGGGTGAGTGCAACCAGTAATTTCTCGACATTGACGTTATCTTCAATACAGTGAGATCCACATAAAACACATCCGGGTGTAGAATTCTCTCAGCAGAGTCTTATTCTGAAATACTTCTTGGTTGTTCCACTTGTTTGAGGGGGAACAAAGATGTAGTGTTTCTCAGGGGTTGAGATAATGTCTTGCATCCTCACATGAGtgtgccctgagttcaatccccatcagcaccagaaaaataaaaaccataaaattaatttgttagaatattataaaagaaaactgaCCTCAGTTTACTGTCAGTGGtatattttcttcagtgaaaTCTGGAAAGATCCTCTTGAGAAACCatggaaaaatatagaaatttgtCTCAACCCAACAAGTACAAGAAAACTGCAGCAGCAGATAAGGGAAAAGCTTGTGATGCAGGTTGAAGCTCATGAAGGAAAGTCATGGCATGTTACAGGCTTGAAGTAAAACGTTTTGTGCAGGACCAGAGTAAAAGAGAtgaggggctcagggcaccacattttattttattttaaatttttttttcttttttaagtcacacccagcaatgcacaggggatactcaaggctttacactcaggaattcctcctggcagtgctcaggggaccatatgggatgctgggaatcaaacccgggttggccacctgcaaggcaaacgccctacccactgtaaaatcactccagcccctgctgtacCACATTTAAGGAGTCCTCAGTCTCGGGGTCACACCGGAATGTATGGACCTGGAAGCAAAACTTTCTTGCACATCCCCGTTTGCCTCAACCTCACCCTGGGCTCTGGAGTGTGGTCCCTGCTCTCTGTAGCCACCCAGAGCCTAGTGGAGTTAGCTAACTTCCTCTACACCTCACTTACCATAAGATGGGTTGATCCTGACTGCCTACCTCCCAAAATTTTGTGTCAGAATTCAGGGAGTTATATTGCATGCTATCAAGTGAATGACCTGATATATCATGGGTGcaaattaaaattagattttttaaagccTCAATCCCTTCTGCCCCCCTTTAAATAAAGAGGTGATGAGGGAAATTCTGTATATAATAAACCATGTTTTGCATTATTAGGACTTTGAAGTCAGCGTTAAAATTTTGAGTTTGAAGAAAGATAGGGATGAAAATGTAAATTTGAAGTGGCAAACCCATTATGAAATGAAAATGGATAAAGCAGGTCTGAGAGCTAATGTTCAGAAAGCCTAGCAATAAGAAGTCAAATATTGAAACATACAtgcaaaagagacagaaaattaAAGACCAATGATTCTAGCGTTTTGGAGTGGTGTTCAGATTCCCAGGGTAAATGCATAATTATCTCTGTCAACTATTGCTGGATGAAGAGAATTGAATGCTGCTTATGGCAGTATGGGAGCATTTGTGATGTGATTCAtaccaataacaataataaaaggaaGAGAATAAAAGCCAACTGGAGTGATATTGGCAGAAAGCAGACACACTTATGTGCTAAAAATCATTTTCAGTTGTACAAGAGAAAAAGCCATTGTCTTTAAACAATACTATGGCACCAGGTTCAGTGTAGGAACACAAGAAAAGTTGGGATCAtcggtggaggtgaatgggcactggtggagggatgggtaaacgatcattgtatgagtaaaatgcaaacacaaaagttcataatttgtaaactgtacatcacagtgattctctaataaaaaaaatttttaagttgtaAAATTTAACTCATACTACATTTATAATGAATGTGCAtggatacaaaatatattcttttcttcaCTCCTGAACTTTTACTAAAATTCAAAATACTCTGCAAATATTCTCATATCATCTGTtagatatcaaccctaagtgttttagggcAATTCATCTCActggtgaattgcccctttcctcctcccagagaagcatttttttcttttggctttttttgggtcacacccagctgtgcacaggggttactcctggctctgcactcaggaattactcctggccgttctgggggaccatatgggatgcggggaattgaacccgggtcagccacgtgcaaggcaaatgccctactcgctgtgctattgctccaactttTCCTCCCAGAGAatcttaccatgcccttgctaacatccctaatttagttaaagtctatcttcaaattttcctttgtgttggatattaatcctaaCTGCTTTAGGCTTCCTCAGTGAAttgcctccttcttcctcccagagaagcttaacatgctcttgctagcatccttAATTTAgttagagtttatttttaaacttttcctcgtattttacctctcactgtcacagttccccaagtcagtcttgattacttaaaAGCCAAGAGTTTCTGGTAATTCAGAAACCTTGtttttgtactgctttgtatttgaagtgctatatatttgtacctgcttttctatttcccctgaagcatttttatattttactataaagcaatgttctttggttaaatacAGAATGACCATTAGTGCTATGCTCCaatatttgggagctgattgactctaagatatatctgttcctgggcataattacttgatcataattacttgactcaggcttcaattgctatagttcctaacaccccagaaGGGCGGTCCCTCAGTGAGACTGGGATGGACCAAGgatgagtggcaaagctaccggCATTGAAATGGCACATTCTAGAAAGtgtggtcttgatgcaagctgttacaacttaagagacaggaccgcCATTGGCAAGGACAAGCttaactggcctgaggacttattctgggatttacagtaagagccttgcttgctctcagagccagacaactaagtgttaaaagccttgcttgccatttctactgtgcttttataCATCCTCGGGATAttttccaagaagtggtattttttgagtcacacccggcaatgcacaggggttactcctggctctgctctcaggaattacccctggcggtgcttgggggacaatatgggattctggaaatcgaacctgggtcaaccacctgcaaggcaaatgccatatctgctgtgctatggctttagCCCCCAAcatgtcttcttgagttgatctccccaaaagaatttcctctgccaaatgtttatctatgtaaatgattgATCACACCTATGTTCTTACCTCAACCCCCTTTCAGATGTTATGTAAGTATGCTAgtaactctgcattaaacgggccattttcatcatcaggctgtggtccccttctccttttctctgtttctctgttgagGAGGcctggggaagtggggaggcCAGGAGGCAGCTCGGGGCCACctaacacacacatgcagaagAAGCAGCCCGTAAATTACTTTGTGAATTCTAATCATCCATACTTACTTTCAAAAATGCCTCAGTATTTCTTTTCCATGCTTTGTTTGTTATTAAGCAACACATTCTATTTATACTATGTAAATATTCTCAGAGGACATACTAGACATGTTTTTGatgagaaaaataatgagaaaggTTTATCATGAAGACCTTTCTTGTTTTTCAATATTATGCCAATATGTTctcttttaaagttaattttttttgcaacaGGCTGTGATCAGGACTTTCCCAAgtcctacactcagggatcactcgtcgtggtccttggaggaccatatgaagtgcaggATAATGAACCTGAGagaatcacatgcaaggcaaatgcccttacctctgtactattgctctggcccctaaggtaatttttatttgatattttttattcttccctAGTTCCATAGAAGCTTACTGAACTGTACTTTCATACAATGAAAATTTGTGTAACCCCCAGATTCCTGTGTTTTAGCCTCATCCACAATATCATATTTCGAGGAGGTGGGCATTTAAGGAGGTGGTTAACTCTTATGCAGATCCAGTGTTTAAGAAGGGGGTTCTTTTTTTCCATCTCTCATAAGAGAAGATGTCCATCTTAAAACTTGAAGTTTTTTTGCACTGGATGCCAAATCTCCCATCACCAAGATCTTGGGTCTCCCAGTCTACAGACTATTTACAATCAAATGTTGGTTATTCAACATTTATGCCAGTGTATGGCATTTTTTGCTCTAGAAGCACAAATAAAGTAACACAGTTGTATACAGCACTTAGACACAAGAAACCAACTTCGAATAcctgaatttttatttagtaGGTTATTTTTGAACAGCTGAGGAATGTCAGCGTTCTGGACTCTTGAAAATTTACACAAATTAACTGAATAACAGACAACATTCAACTCCTATCCTCGGACCACCTAGTCATTGTATTACAGCATCTCTCCCCAGCACTTTCCTCAGTGCCTTAGCTATATCCTTATTGCGGAGAGTATAAATCAGAGGATTCAGTGTTGGAGTGATGATACTATAGAACACAGAACCAACCTTGTCTTGCAATGGAGTGTGCTGGGAACTGGGTCTCATATATGTGAAGATGCAGgcaccaaaaaagagagaaaccacAGTCAGATGAGAGCTACAAATGGCAAAGGCATTTCTCTTACTCCCAGTTGAACGCATCTGAATGATACTGTGGAGGATGAAGGCATAAGATGTGGAGACAAGGAGGATGGGGATGAGGACGAACAAAACACTGCTTATATACACCGTGGTCTCATAGACAGAGATGTCTCCACATATCAATTTCACAATAGCAGGAAACTCACAGTAGAAGTGGTGGATTGTTCGAGACCCACAGAAAGGGAAGTGCATCAAGATCACAGTGTGAATGAAGGAGTTCATGGATGCTCCCAACCATGACGTGACAGCCATCATCAGAGCCACCCTCCTGCTCATGATAACAGCATAGTGCAGTGGGTGACAGATGGCAACATAACGGTCATAGGACATGAGAGTCAGGAGAACACAGGAGGCCCCTCCCAATGCCAAGTAGACAAAATGCTGGGTAGCACAGCCCACGAAGGAGATGGACTTCCTGCCTGACAGGTAGTTGGTAGCcatcttggggatggtggtggtgacgTGCATGAGGTCCATGAGGGAGAGCTGGCTGAGCAGGAAGTACATGGGAGTGTGCAGCCGACGGTCTACACAGATGAGGAAAATGGTGAGGGTGTTACTACTCACTGCAACAAGGTAGACCATCAtagtcaaggagaaaagaaagacatgGGTGAGGGAGTCATGGAAGAGCCCTTCGAGGATGAAGTCTGCCAGCAAGGACTGATTGCTCTGCCGCATCACCCCTTCTCAGCCGTCCCTGCAGAAACAAGAT from Sorex araneus isolate mSorAra2 chromosome 4, mSorAra2.pri, whole genome shotgun sequence includes these protein-coding regions:
- the LOC129404270 gene encoding olfactory receptor 2AE1-like, yielding MRQSNQSLLADFILEGLFHDSLTHVFLFSLTMMVYLVAVSSNTLTIFLICVDRRLHTPMYFLLSQLSLMDLMHVTTTIPKMATNYLSGRKSISFVGCATQHFVYLALGGASCVLLTLMSYDRYVAICHPLHYAVIMSRRVALMMAVTSWLGASMNSFIHTVILMHFPFCGSRTIHHFYCEFPAIVKLICGDISVYETTVYISSVLFVLIPILLVSTSYAFILHSIIQMRSTGSKRNAFAICSSHLTVVSLFFGACIFTYMRPSSQHTPLQDKVGSVFYSIITPTLNPLIYTLRNKDIAKALRKVLGRDAVIQ